GGCTCGGAAGGTATTGAGTTAGTTATGTGGTTAGTAGCACGCGGAGCGATGAACTTAACTAAAAAACCACGTATTGCGCATCGTTTCTATCACGTTCCAGCCTCTAATACAGCAGTAGGTCATTTAATTTTAGAAAATGAGCCTGCCTAATAGGAGAACACCATGAAACAAATTAAAGTAGCTTTAGTTGGTACAGGAGCCTTTGGCATTAAGCACTTAGATGCTATTAAAAATATTGATGATGCAGAAGTAGTAGCTCTAGTTAGTAGTAAAATTGACTCCGTTAAAAAAATAGCAGAAGAATATGCCGTTGAGCATTATTCAAACAATTTGGATGATGTTCTAAAAATGCCAGAAGTGGATTGCGTTATATTATGTACTCCTACCCACTTACATGCTGAGCAAACACTAAAATGCCTACAAGCAGGTAAACATGTTGAGGTTGAAATACCATTAGCTGATAACTTAGCTGCGGCAGAACAAGTGCTCAAGGTACAACAACAAACAAATTTAGTGGCTATGGTTGGTCATACTCGCCGGTTTAATCCCTCACATCAATGGATTCATCAGCAAGTTAAACAGAACAAGTTTCACATCCAACAAATGGATGTACAAACTTATTTTTTCCGTCGCACCAATATTAACGCCTTAGGTCAACCTCGCTCATGGACAGACCATTTGCTTTGGCATCATGCCGCTCACACCGTAGACTTATTCCAGTATCAAACTGGCTCAAAAGTAGTTAAAGCAAATGCCATTCAAGGGCCTATTAATCCTGAGCTTGGCATCGCTATGGATATGTCTATTCAGTTATTAGCAGAAAATGGCGCTATTTGTACCTTATCACTCTCCTTTAATAATGATGGACCAATAGGTACATTTTTCCGTTATATTGGTGACACAGGTACTTATATCGCTCGTTATGACGATTTAGTCAACGGTAAAGAAGAAAAAATTGATTTAACTAAAGTAGCTGTATCCCCCAATGGCATTGAATTACAAGATCGTGAATTCTTCACAGCCATTCGTGAAGGCCGCGAACCTAACTCAAGTGTAGCGCAAGTAATAAATTGCTATCGAGTACTAGCTGATTTAGAAAAACAACTAAATAATCTATAAGAGGTTGCTAATGTTGCAAACCAGAAAATTAGCAGGTAAAGAAGTCATGAGTATTGGCCTAGGCTGTATGAACTTAAGCCATGCTTATAATCATCCCTTGCCTGAAAAGGAAGCAAAGGCATTAATTGATAAAGCATTAGATTTAGGTGTTAACCACTTCGACACAGCCACCTTATATGGTTTTGGCGCTAATGAAAATTTATTAGGCACTTCTAGCTTAAAGGCTAAACGTTCACAAATCTTTTTAGCCAGCAAATGTGGTATGGCGGGTGTTAATGGTAAACGGGTTATTGATGGCAGACCTGCAACTATAAAAGCACAATGTAATGAAAGCTTAAAGCGACTAGCTACCGATCATCTCGACTTGTATTACCTACATCGAAGAGACTTTACAGTACCTATCGAAGAGAGTGTAGGAGCCTTAGCCGATTTAGTTAAAGAAGGAAAAATACGAGCAATAGGTTTATCAGAGGTATCAGCCAATACTTTACAACAAGCTCATGCTATACATCCTATTGCAGCTGTGCAAAATGAATACTCATTATGGAGCCGTAATCCTGAATTAGGTTTACTTGAAACGTGCAAAAAACTGAAGGTTGCCTTAGTAGCTTTTAGCCCCGTGGCTAGAGGCTTTTTAGCATCATCAATAAATCTTCATAGTTTACCAAAAAATGACATACGTCTTGCTATGCCACGCTTTCAAGAACCACAATGGTCACATAACCAACAACTTTTTAAGCAATTCGCCCAAATTGCTCAACAAGCTAATTGTTCACCAGCACAACTTGCTCTGTATTGGTTACTACGGCAAAGCGATTGGGTAATTCCTATACCTGGCACTACTAATATTAATCATTTACAAGAAAACATTGCAACAATCAACTTAGACATAGCTGATGATATTCTAACGCAAGTAACGCAGTTAATTAATCAACAAACAGTACAAGGCAATCGTTATCCTAAAGCAACTCTTGCTGAAATTGATACCGAATCATTCAGTGAAGAATAAGCTAACTCATAGCTGACTTATTTTAAACATTTCATACCAATCCTCACTCTTTAAGCTTCACCGATCATGTTTACTAAACATGGTGAAGCTTCTTTTTTATTACCAATATTCACCATAATCATTAAAAATCAATTAATACACTATTAAACAATAGATTAGACCATTAGCTAATACTATTTATTTAGCCATTCGCCACAACGCTTAAAATCACAACTATCCGTAACAGTGTGACTGTTTTTGTTATAACTGATAGAACCAGCAATAGGTATTTTACCTTTAAATTCTGTGTTAAATTCAAAAACATAAATAAAGATCAAAATAATAAAGACGAGAAATAATATGACAAAAGTAGCAAATATACTGCTGATCAATGGCCCCAATCTCAACTTGTTAGGATTAAGAGAACCTAATACTTATGGAAAGCAAACTCTGCCTGAGTTAATTGCACACTTAGAACAGGTTGCTAAAACACTACAAATCAATATAAGTCATACTCAACATAATGGTGAAGGGCAAATTGTTGATGCAATTCATGCTGCTAAAGAAACACAACAAGGCATCATAATTAATGCAGGAGCTTACACTCATACCAGTATTGCTATCCGTGATGCACTTGCAGGAGTGACTATCCCGTTCATTGAAGTACATATCTCGAATGTCTATAAGCGTGAACCTTTCCGCCATTACTCCTATTTATCAGATCAAGCAATCGGAGTGATTGCTGGTTTAGGAGTTTATGGTTACGAAGCCGCCTTAAATTTTTTCAATCAGTATTTTATGGAGTAAGAATAAAATGATTATCAATGGAAAAACTGATTTTTTGACCCTATTGGGCGATCCTATTCATAGTGTAAAAGCACCTATGATCTATAACCCTTACTTACAAGAACTAAATATTAATACCATTCTATTACCTATAGAAGTTTCTCCTGAACAATTTCCTTTTGTTTTAAAAGCACTACTACAAGTTAAAAATTTTCGTGGCTCACTCATTACAATGCCACATAAAGTAAATGCTATAAGCCTAGTTGACGAACTAAGCACCACCGCCAAAATTGCAGGTGCCTGTAATGCTATTAAAATAGCTGATGACGGTAAAGTTATCGGCGACATGTTTGATGGTGAAGGTTTTGTTAGAGGGATGACTCGCAAAGGTATAAATCCCCAAGGTAAAAAAGCATTCGTGGTTGGTTCTGGTGGGGTGGGTAGTGCTATTGCAGCCTCATTAGCAGCAGTAGGTATTACTAAATTATGTTTAAGTGATACTAGGCAGGGATCTGCACAATCGCTTGGCAATCGCTTAAAAACTCATTACCCAGAACTCGAAATTGCCTTTCAAACAGATTCATTAGCTGAATATGATATTGTGGTTAATGCTACCCCTCTAGGCATGAATGACAATGACCCGTTACCTCTTGATGTTACTTTATTAAATCCCAACCAATTTATTGGTGAGGTGGTAATGAAAAAAGAAGTAACTCCCTTTCTAAAAGCAGCACAAACACTGGGTTGCAAAACTCAAATAGGAACAGATATGTTGTTTGAGCAAATCCCCGCTTATTTAGAATTTTTCAACTTCC
This portion of the Entomomonas sp. E2T0 genome encodes:
- a CDS encoding shikimate dehydrogenase family protein, encoding MIINGKTDFLTLLGDPIHSVKAPMIYNPYLQELNINTILLPIEVSPEQFPFVLKALLQVKNFRGSLITMPHKVNAISLVDELSTTAKIAGACNAIKIADDGKVIGDMFDGEGFVRGMTRKGINPQGKKAFVVGSGGVGSAIAASLAAVGITKLCLSDTRQGSAQSLGNRLKTHYPELEIAFQTDSLAEYDIVVNATPLGMNDNDPLPLDVTLLNPNQFIGEVVMKKEVTPFLKAAQTLGCKTQIGTDMLFEQIPAYLEFFNFPTTTAEHLREVAQIKYL
- a CDS encoding Gfo/Idh/MocA family oxidoreductase, producing MKQIKVALVGTGAFGIKHLDAIKNIDDAEVVALVSSKIDSVKKIAEEYAVEHYSNNLDDVLKMPEVDCVILCTPTHLHAEQTLKCLQAGKHVEVEIPLADNLAAAEQVLKVQQQTNLVAMVGHTRRFNPSHQWIHQQVKQNKFHIQQMDVQTYFFRRTNINALGQPRSWTDHLLWHHAAHTVDLFQYQTGSKVVKANAIQGPINPELGIAMDMSIQLLAENGAICTLSLSFNNDGPIGTFFRYIGDTGTYIARYDDLVNGKEEKIDLTKVAVSPNGIELQDREFFTAIREGREPNSSVAQVINCYRVLADLEKQLNNL
- the aroQ gene encoding type II 3-dehydroquinate dehydratase; its protein translation is MTKVANILLINGPNLNLLGLREPNTYGKQTLPELIAHLEQVAKTLQINISHTQHNGEGQIVDAIHAAKETQQGIIINAGAYTHTSIAIRDALAGVTIPFIEVHISNVYKREPFRHYSYLSDQAIGVIAGLGVYGYEAALNFFNQYFME
- a CDS encoding aldo/keto reductase, whose amino-acid sequence is MLQTRKLAGKEVMSIGLGCMNLSHAYNHPLPEKEAKALIDKALDLGVNHFDTATLYGFGANENLLGTSSLKAKRSQIFLASKCGMAGVNGKRVIDGRPATIKAQCNESLKRLATDHLDLYYLHRRDFTVPIEESVGALADLVKEGKIRAIGLSEVSANTLQQAHAIHPIAAVQNEYSLWSRNPELGLLETCKKLKVALVAFSPVARGFLASSINLHSLPKNDIRLAMPRFQEPQWSHNQQLFKQFAQIAQQANCSPAQLALYWLLRQSDWVIPIPGTTNINHLQENIATINLDIADDILTQVTQLINQQTVQGNRYPKATLAEIDTESFSEE